A genome region from Triticum aestivum cultivar Chinese Spring chromosome 2B, IWGSC CS RefSeq v2.1, whole genome shotgun sequence includes the following:
- the LOC100682496 gene encoding gamma-aminobutyrate transaminase 1, mitochondrial — MIARGLLRSNASSQASKLVKYLTSAGSLQGHADSLSDASVRHFSSASSPQTNSTEENGFKGHGMLAPFTAGWQSNDVHPLVIERSEGSYVYDINGNKYLDSLAGLWCTALGGSEPRLVKAATDQLNKLPFYHSFWNRTTKPTLDLADDLLSMFTASKMGKAFFTNSGSEANDSHVKLVWYYNNALGRPNKKKFIARSKAYHGSTLISASLTGLPALHQKFDLPAPFVLHTDCPHYWRFHLPGETEEEFATRLAKNLEDLILKEGPETIAAFIAEPVMGAGGVIPPPKTYFDKVQAVVKKYDILFIVDEVITAFGRLGTMFGSDMYNIKPDLVTLAKALSSAYVPIGATLVSPEIAAVVDSQSNKLGSFAHGFTYSGHPVACAVAIEALKIYRERNIPDHVKQIAPRFQEGTKAFAGSPIVGEIRGVGLILGTEFANNKSRDDPFPAEWGVGAIFGQECQKRGMLVRVAGDSIMMSPPLTMTPGEVDELVSIYGEAMKATEERVAELKSKKN; from the exons atgattgCGCGCGGCCTGCTCCGATCCAATGCCTCATCGCAG GCAAGCAAATTAGTGAAGTATTTAACCAGCGCCGGGAGCTTACAAGGGCATGCAGACAGCTTGTCAGATGCATCAGTCAGACATTTCAGTTCAGCATCGTCTCCTCAGACGaactcaactgaagaaaatgg GTTTAAGGGGCATGGCATGTTGGCACCATTCACAGCTGGATGGCAGAGCAATGATGTGCATCCGCTGGTTATTGAGAGATCTGAG GGGTCTTATGTTTATGACATCAACGGGAATAAGTATCTAGATTCTCTAGCAGGACTCTGGTGTACAGCTTtag GTGGTAGTGAGCCTCGATTAGTCAAAGCTGCAACTGACCAATTAAACAAGTTGCCCTTCTATCACTCCTTCTGGAACCGTACAACCAAACCAACATTG GATCTTGCAGACGACCTTCTTAGCATGTTTACTGCAAGCAAAATGGGAAAGGCATTCTTCACAAATAGCGGTTCGGAAGCAAATGACTCACAT GTCAAACTAGTATGGTATTATAACAACGCATTGGGGAGGCCAAACAAGAAAAAGTTTATTGCACGATCAAAAGC ATATCATGGATCAACATTAATATCAGCTAGTCTCACTGG TCTTCCTGCCCTGCACCAGAAGTTCGATCTACCAGCACCTTTTGTTCTGCACACAGACTGCCCTCACTACTGGCGCTTCCATCTTCCCG GTGAGACAGAAGAAGAATTTGCAACAAGACTTGCTAAAAATTTAGAGGATCTTATCCTCAAGGAAGGACCAGAAACA ATTGCTGCGTTCATTGCTGAGCCTGTCATGGGTGCTGGTGGTGTCATCCCTCCTCCAAAGACTTATTTTGATAAG GTTCAAGCTGTGGTTAAGAAGTATGACATCCTTTTCATAGTAGATGAG GTCATTACCGCATTTGGAAGGTTGGGAACCATGTTCGGATCTGATATGTATAACATCAAGCCAGATTTAGTCACCTTGGCCAAG GCTCTTTCGTCTGCGTATGTGCCCATTGGAGCAACTCTTGTTAGCCCCGAAATAGCAGCTGTGGTTGATTCTCAGAGCAATAAGCTAG GTTCATTTGCTCATGGCTTTACATACTCTGGCCATCCAGTTGCTTGCGCTGTTGCCATTGAAGCGTTGAAAATCTATCG GGAAAGGAATATTCCTGATCATGTGAAGCAAATCGCTCCACGCTTCCAGGAGGGAACGAAGGCCTTTGCAGGAAGCCCAATTGTTGGGGAG ATCCGTGGTGTAGGATTGATACTcggaactgagttcgccaataataaATCACGAGATGACCCATTCCCTGCTGAATGGG GTGTTGGTGCTATATTCGGACAGGAGTGCCAGAAGCGTGGCATGCTGGTTAGGGTTGCCGGCGACAGCATTATGATGTCACCGCCTTTGACAATGACCCCCGGCGAAGTTGATGAG CTGGTGAGCATATACGGAGAAGCTATGAAGGCAACGGAGGAGAGAGTGGCGGAGCTCAAATCGAAGAAAAACTAG
- the LOC123046443 gene encoding uncharacterized protein encodes MVVSGARCAAVLLLAFAAARAVPDVDGPLLNGNFEYQPNRSQMNGTRVTGAHAIPYWKATGPVEYVESGTDRPGDGMVLVVPEGAHAVRLGSGASVRQQLSLTRGACYSVTFSAARTCGQSERLRLSVVPVDAADAPGRELPIQTVYSASGWDSYAWAFHAERGVVTLVIHHGDDGDAEDPACGPLVDAVAIKTLHPAAQAAGGNLLRNGGFEEGPYVVPGSTCGVLVPPMDEDAVSPLPGWMVMSYSKAAKYVDAARHAVPGGSRAVELVAGVEAALVQEVDTVPGSACRMEFSVGDAGDGCVACGPELQPMRVVAAATGAQGTATVEYHSRGTGGHARGELAFTAEGSRTRVVLYSSGYHTMSDGSGSLCGPVVDDVSLVCA; translated from the exons ATGGTGGTCAGCGGCGCGCGCTGCGCCGCGGTGCTATTGCTCGCCTTCGCGGCTGCCCGAGCTGTCCCCGACGTAGACG gcccGCTGCTGAACGGCAACTTCGAGTACCAGCCGAACAGGTCGCAGATGAACGGCACGAGGGTGACGGGCGCGCACGCCATCCCCTACTGGAAGGCCACCGGCCCCGTGGAGTACGTCGAGTCTGGGACGGACCGGCCGGGCGACGGCATGGTCCTGGTGGTGCCGGAGGGCGCGCACGCCGTGCGCCTCGGCAGCGGCGCCTCTGTCCGGCAGCAGCTCAGCCTCACCCGCGGCGCCTGCTACTCCGTCACCTTCAGCGCCGCGCGCACCTGCGGCCAGTCCGAGCGCCTCCGCCTCTCCGTCGTCCCCGTCGACGCCGCCGACGCGCCCGGCCGCGAGCTGCCCATCCAGACCGTGTACAGCGCCAGCGGCTGGGACTCGTACGCCTGGGCCTTCCATGCCGAGCGCGGCGTCGTCACGCTCGTCATCCAccacggcgacgacggcgacgcggAAGACCCCGCCTGCGGGCCCCTGGTCGACGCCGTCGCCATCAAGACCCTCCACCCTGCCGCCCAGGCCGCCGGCGGCAACCTGCTGAGGAATGGGGGCTTCGAGGAGGGGCCGTACGTCGTCCCGGGGTCGACGTGCGGGGTGCTGGTGCCGCCCATGGACGAGGACGCCGTGTCGCCGCTGCCCGGGTGGATGGTCATGTCCTACTCCAAGGCGGCCAAGTACGTCGACGCGGCGCGCCACGCGGTGCCCGGCGGGTCGCGCGCCGTGGAGCTGGTGGCCGGCGTGGAGGCGGCGCTGGTGCAGGAGGTGGACACCGTGCCGGGGAGCGCGTGCCGGATGGAGTTCTCCGTCGGGGACGCCGGGGACGGGTGCGTGGCGTGCGGGCCGGAGCTGCAGCCCATGCGCGTGGTGGCGGCGGCCACGGGGGCGCAGGGGACCGCCACCGTGGAGTACCATTCCCGGGGCACGGGCGGGCACGCGCGCGGCGAGCTGGCGTTCACGGCGGAGGGGAGCCGCACGCGGGTGGTGCTGTATAGCTCCGGTTACCACACCATGTCCGACGGCAGCGGCTCGCTCTGCGGGCCGGTCGTCGACGACGTCTCGCTCGTCTGCGCTTAG